The following proteins are co-located in the Lacticaseibacillus paracasei subsp. paracasei genome:
- a CDS encoding TerC family protein produces MHGIIIIIEKGRITIKLLGALYGPFFSAHNWQLAFSVSGLVTIFSLILLECMLSVDNAVVLAAQTEQLKVESERKKALMYGMGGAYIFRFIAIGLGTYLLQFWPIKAIGAAYLVWMSASYFYEVRHPKNQRGTHGKRPHGLWGTVIQIESLDIVFSVDSILAALAVSSNPVIVLIGGCLGIFAMRLVAQVITTFIDRVPELETAAYILVGLIAIKLGLSLPMIDVKTPDWLFSVLVVLVFIWAGWRHVEHEKHHHSMYKKSKP; encoded by the coding sequence TTGCACGGTATAATAATAATCATTGAGAAAGGAAGGATCACGATCAAGTTACTAGGTGCCTTATACGGACCATTCTTCTCAGCGCATAATTGGCAACTGGCATTTTCTGTTAGCGGCCTCGTGACCATTTTCAGCTTGATCTTGCTAGAATGCATGCTATCAGTCGACAACGCTGTCGTGCTCGCTGCACAAACCGAGCAGCTCAAGGTCGAATCAGAACGAAAAAAAGCTCTGATGTACGGTATGGGTGGTGCATACATATTCCGCTTCATTGCTATCGGACTAGGTACTTACTTATTGCAATTCTGGCCGATCAAAGCGATTGGTGCGGCGTATCTTGTCTGGATGAGTGCGAGTTATTTTTATGAAGTGCGCCATCCAAAAAATCAGAGAGGGACGCATGGGAAACGACCTCACGGGCTTTGGGGGACAGTCATTCAAATTGAGAGTCTCGATATCGTATTTTCGGTTGATTCAATTTTGGCGGCCTTGGCAGTGTCCAGCAATCCGGTGATTGTTTTGATTGGCGGTTGTCTCGGTATCTTTGCTATGCGGCTGGTGGCGCAGGTCATCACCACCTTTATTGATCGTGTTCCGGAACTTGAAACCGCAGCTTATATTCTTGTAGGTCTCATTGCCATTAAGCTAGGTCTCAGTCTGCCAATGATTGATGTGAAAACGCCAGACTGGCTTTTTTCGGTCCTAGTGGTGCTTGTTTTCATCTGGGCCGGCTGGCGACATGTCGAGCATGAAAAACATCATCATAGTATGTATAAAAAATCAAAACCATGA
- the rbfA gene encoding 30S ribosome-binding factor RbfA, with protein sequence MKHRIGRVETQIQREVDDILLKDVNDPRVKGVTITGVKLTGDLQHATIFYSILDDAPDKVEAAQTGLDKASGLIRREVGQRIRLFKVPEIEFAQDKSVQYGARIDQLINEVRRKNLE encoded by the coding sequence ATGAAACATCGTATCGGTCGAGTTGAGACTCAGATCCAACGTGAAGTTGACGATATCTTGTTGAAAGATGTCAACGATCCGCGGGTTAAAGGCGTGACGATTACCGGAGTCAAACTGACCGGTGATCTGCAACATGCCACCATTTTCTACAGCATTCTCGATGATGCACCTGACAAAGTCGAAGCAGCCCAAACCGGTCTGGACAAGGCCAGTGGACTCATTCGCCGCGAAGTCGGGCAGCGTATCCGGTTATTCAAAGTACCGGAAATCGAGTTTGCTCAAGACAAATCCGTTCAATACGGCGCACGCATTGATCAACTGATCAATGAAGTACGACGGAAGAATCTTGAATAA
- the infB gene encoding translation initiation factor IF-2: MGKKRVYEFAKEMHVDNKDVIDIAKNLGIEVKNHMSSIDQDQEAKIKGMLSKQSAGKAPSSQAAKTPAKAAKTSSAAHKEAAKKPVAASAKSNDHADAAEHSQKNAKPAAKQENKPARSNKTSDGKIILSKSTILRPRSTQTAHTNTNHNRGGNTASANNTANGRNSNRSNNNNNNRSANNANRSGNNNRSNERNRNDRNRRFDNQRVTGPMPRAGRPTAANGNPRPVAGNGGKFVKPASERQQPKRQEAVKPANAASKRSEQPQTERPRTEQPAATTNQRFTKPAPVPAAAAPKPASAGSQDNRNSRRGGGNSNFGRSNSYGNRNGFNRNNRRNKKNKRRQQSAPKKEMPQRKERPLPETLIYEVGMNAQDLGKILHREPAELIKKLFMLGVMVNQNQSLDKDTIELLATDYGIDAQEKVHEDISDLDKVFEEENKNQDNLQPRPPVVTIMGHVDHGKTTLLDKLRHTHVTEGEAGGITQHIGAYQVKLRDRLITFLDTPGHAAFTNMRARGADITDIVVLVVAADDGVMPQTIEAIHHAQAAKAPIIVAVNKIDKPGANPDHVMEQLTEYGLIPEDWGGDTIFVKISAKFGKNIDELLEMILLEADVLELKANPDQKAVGTVIEARLDKGKGPVATVLVQQGTLHTGDPIVVGNTFGRVRAMTNDHGRRVKDALPSMPVEITGINDVPQSADKFVVFADERTARAAGEERAKRAQEEERKNTNHVTLDNLFETMKEGQLKEVDVIIKADVQGSVEALAGSLEKIEVKGVRVNIIHQAVGAINESDVTLAAASNAIIIGFNVRPTALAKAQAEQDDVDIRLHSVIYKAIEEVEAAMKGMLEPTYEEKVIGTVTVRETIPVSKVGTVVGGYVDSGYITRDAGVRLVRDGIVKYEGKLGSLRRFKDDVKEVRQGFELGLTIENYNDIKVDDQIEAFTMEQVPVK; encoded by the coding sequence CAAAGCACCGTCATCACAGGCAGCAAAGACACCTGCTAAAGCAGCCAAGACGAGTTCAGCGGCACACAAAGAGGCTGCTAAGAAGCCAGTCGCTGCCAGTGCCAAGTCAAACGATCATGCTGATGCTGCTGAGCATTCGCAAAAAAACGCAAAACCTGCTGCTAAGCAAGAAAACAAGCCGGCGCGGTCAAATAAGACCTCTGACGGCAAAATCATCTTGAGCAAGTCAACAATTTTGCGACCACGCAGCACACAAACAGCGCATACCAACACGAATCACAATCGTGGCGGCAATACAGCCAGCGCTAACAATACGGCTAATGGCCGGAATTCAAATCGCTCAAACAACAATAATAACAACCGTTCTGCGAACAATGCTAATCGTTCCGGTAACAATAATCGGTCTAACGAACGTAACCGTAATGACCGTAATCGTCGGTTCGATAACCAACGCGTCACAGGGCCAATGCCGCGTGCTGGCCGTCCCACGGCAGCTAATGGCAATCCCCGTCCTGTGGCAGGCAACGGTGGCAAGTTTGTTAAACCAGCGTCTGAACGTCAGCAGCCAAAACGTCAGGAAGCGGTCAAACCGGCAAATGCAGCGAGTAAACGTTCTGAGCAACCTCAGACGGAACGGCCGCGCACTGAGCAGCCAGCTGCAACAACCAATCAACGCTTTACGAAACCGGCTCCAGTTCCAGCGGCGGCAGCACCAAAACCGGCAAGTGCCGGCAGCCAAGACAATCGCAATAGCCGGCGTGGCGGCGGGAACAGTAATTTTGGCCGCAGCAACAGTTATGGGAATCGTAACGGGTTTAACCGCAACAACCGGCGCAACAAGAAGAACAAGCGCCGTCAACAAAGCGCACCGAAGAAGGAAATGCCGCAGCGTAAAGAGCGGCCATTACCAGAAACACTGATTTATGAAGTTGGGATGAATGCGCAGGATCTTGGTAAGATTTTGCATCGCGAACCAGCTGAATTGATTAAGAAGCTCTTCATGTTGGGTGTGATGGTTAACCAAAACCAAAGCCTCGACAAAGATACCATCGAATTGTTGGCTACCGATTACGGGATTGACGCCCAAGAAAAGGTTCACGAAGATATTTCCGACTTGGACAAAGTGTTCGAAGAAGAAAACAAGAACCAAGACAACTTACAGCCACGGCCGCCAGTTGTTACTATCATGGGTCACGTTGATCATGGGAAGACAACCTTGCTCGATAAGCTGCGTCACACACATGTGACTGAAGGCGAAGCCGGCGGGATTACCCAGCATATCGGTGCTTATCAAGTTAAACTGCGTGATCGGTTAATTACGTTCTTGGATACACCTGGGCATGCGGCCTTCACTAACATGCGGGCGCGTGGTGCGGACATCACCGACATTGTTGTGCTGGTGGTTGCCGCTGATGATGGTGTGATGCCGCAGACGATTGAAGCGATTCATCATGCGCAGGCAGCCAAGGCACCGATCATCGTTGCAGTCAACAAGATCGATAAGCCAGGCGCTAATCCAGACCACGTCATGGAACAATTGACGGAATACGGGTTGATTCCTGAAGACTGGGGCGGCGACACGATTTTCGTCAAAATCTCAGCTAAATTTGGCAAGAACATCGATGAATTGTTGGAAATGATTTTACTTGAAGCCGATGTGCTCGAACTCAAAGCTAACCCTGATCAAAAAGCGGTTGGTACTGTGATCGAAGCACGTTTGGATAAGGGTAAGGGTCCTGTTGCTACCGTACTGGTTCAACAAGGTACGCTGCATACAGGTGATCCAATCGTTGTCGGGAATACTTTCGGCCGCGTCCGTGCCATGACTAATGATCATGGCCGGCGGGTCAAAGATGCTTTGCCATCAATGCCTGTTGAAATCACTGGTATCAACGATGTGCCACAATCGGCTGACAAGTTTGTTGTCTTTGCCGATGAACGCACCGCGCGTGCTGCTGGTGAAGAACGGGCCAAGCGGGCACAGGAAGAAGAACGTAAGAACACCAACCATGTCACGTTGGATAATCTTTTTGAAACAATGAAGGAAGGTCAGCTGAAAGAAGTTGACGTCATCATCAAGGCCGATGTGCAAGGCTCAGTTGAAGCCTTGGCTGGCAGTCTTGAGAAAATCGAAGTTAAGGGTGTTCGGGTGAATATTATTCATCAGGCCGTTGGCGCGATTAACGAAAGTGACGTTACCCTTGCAGCTGCAAGTAACGCGATCATCATTGGCTTTAACGTTCGCCCAACTGCGCTGGCAAAAGCCCAAGCAGAACAAGACGATGTTGATATTCGGTTGCACAGTGTCATTTACAAGGCGATCGAAGAAGTCGAAGCTGCGATGAAGGGTATGCTGGAACCAACCTATGAAGAAAAGGTGATCGGAACAGTGACTGTTCGCGAAACAATTCCGGTTTCTAAGGTTGGTACCGTTGTCGGTGGTTATGTCGATTCCGGCTATATTACACGCGACGCTGGTGTCCGTCTCGTTCGCGATGGCATCGTCAAGTACGAAGGTAAACTCGGCTCCCTGCGTCGCTTTAAAGACGATGTCAAGGAAGTCCGTCAAGGCTTTGAACTTGGCCTGACCATTGAGAACTACAACGACATTAAAGTCGATGATCAAATTGAAGCCTTCACAATGGAACAGGTTCCAGTGAAGTAA